CCGCCGCGCTGCCCGACGCGGCGCAACATCAACGCCTAGGTTCGCGGCTTCCAACACGACCGGCGTCGCCTTCCGAGCGTGGCGGCCGCAGCGACCGCTAGCCAGACGCCAGATGGCTCTGGCGCCACGCTGGAGGCCGAGGCGCCCGGCCCCACGCCTTCGCCAAACTGCGACCTCCAGAGGTCGTAGTCGCCCGCGTCAACAACGCCGGACCCGTCCCCCGCGTTTCCGATCAAGGATTCGTCGGCGGCGTTGAGGTTGTCCCGCCAAACCGTGTAGTCGGCTGCGTCGACTACAAGGTCGCCATTAAAGTCGCCAAGCAGCACCGCGCTGGAGCCCTCCACCTCGATGGTGAAGTTGTCCATGATGAAGTCGAACTCGCCTCCACCGCTGCTGGCGTTTCGGATCGCGAAGTAATCCCAGGAGTCGCTGTCGAGCCCGGGAAGGTTGATGTCATCAAGGTCGTTGGTGTCGCCGAATGACTTGACCGCGCCCGACTGCTTGTCCGTGACCCGAAGCTCCGCATGGATAGTGTCCGCCTCCTCCGTAAGCGTCGCCCGCGTGAGCACGAGCTCGATGTTGTAGACCTTCGTGAGATCAAGGTTGATGAAGTCGTACTCCGGAGGGTCGAAGGGGCCCCCGGACGCCATATTCTCAGGGCGTGCAACGGTCTCGACGTCTGTGCTGCCCTGCAAGAGCCGGTCCGCGTTGACCTCTTCTCGGATCCGACTCCCGCCGCCATCGGGCACGAGTGCGTCCCCCATGTGGACGCTGGCTTGCCACCCGGCGTCGCCATTAGCGCCGATCTCGTCACCGGCGCCTTGGGTTCCGGTAAGAGCGCCCTCGAAGAGCCCCTGTTCCTGGCCCCAGACAGCGGGCATAAAGTCGGCGCTCTGATTGGGCAATGGGTTTCCTTCTTCGTCGACCTGTCGACCCGCGAAGGGGTTCGTCATGCCGAGTTGGTTATCGGTGTCCTGGTACAGACCGAACCTGAGCTCACCGAACGAGGGCGAATTATTGGAGTCGGCGCCGCTGTTGGTGTTCGGTGCGTCGCGCCACACCCGGAAGTCAAAGCTCACCTTGACGGTGTCGCCCACTGTCGAGCCGAGCGAGATCGTGCGGTCGAAGAAGCCGGCCGCGACCGAACCACCTCCCCGCGACTCCCACGCCATGGCGTAGCCGCTGTCGATCGCATCGATGCCTAGGCCTCCTGCGCCACCGCTGGTCTCAACCATTGCGCCCTGGGTGTCGTCGACGATCGTAATCTGAGGTTTTGGGCTGCCCGGCCCAGGGTGCGCCGTGTCAAGAGCATCCGACCAGCCGCGGATCTGCAGCCAGCGAATGCCCGTGTCGGCCGCGTCGAGTACGCTGGCGACTTCCGTGTTTGTCCGCTCGCCACTCATGCCGTCAACGTACAGCCGACCGGGTATGTAGGTGGTGCTCTCCACGCTTCCCTGCACGCTGACATCATAGTCTTCAAGCGGGACGCCGTTGTTGTCGAGGTCGGCGTCCCCAAACCCATCGAAGATTGCGACGACGCCCATCGCAGGGTGACAGAAAGTGATTAACGCCGCAGCCGCCAGAAAGTTGGGTGGGATCCGCAATTGCCAACTACCCATATTTGTCGCCCATTCCAGTGTGAGAGTCTGCGAGGTGCAGTATCGACTGCTTGCTTAGTTCAGGGGTGACTGAACCGCCCGGTCACGCTTCGCGGCCAGGTATTGCGAAGCGGACCGAGCCGAAACTTGTTGAACAGCGGTGCGCAGCCCGTTGCAGGCCCGCGACGGCACAGGCCATGCCGCTAGCTTGTCCGGCGACGTCGAGTCGCCCCGGACAGAAGGGTCGCAATGAGTAGACCCGCCGCCGACGCGGGTTCGGGAACGCGGTTCCCGATGTCAACTCCGGTTGTAAGGATGATGTTGTCGTAGTAAACGTCGGGGTCGGTATTCGATGTGCCGCTGCCGAAGAGCGCGAACTGCTGTAGGCCAAGCGCGGTGTCATACGTGGTGCCCGACTTGTCGTAGTGGAACTGAAGCCCGTTCTTGAAGTCGTCGTGCTTCGTGTCGCCAGGGCTGCTCGAGTTGAGCAGAACCCCGTCGATATACAGGTCGTAGTGCAATGGATCCAGCGTGCGGGTTTCGCCGAAGATGTCGTAGGTGTAGACACCGGAGAGGGCGGCGTTGGCCACCATCGTGACGTCGACAATCACATTCAGCATCGGGTCGGTGCTTGTCGTGTCCACGTCGCCGACGCCATCCTCGGCGCCGCTGTACTTGGCGTTCACATCGCCGTCCGCCTGCCAGGACACCGAGAAGGCGGCGTTGTTCTCTGAGGTCACGTTGACGTCGTTGTTCCCCATCCGAAAGCGTATCGCGCTGGAGCTTGCAACGGTGCTGTCGTTGTACGACTGGAAGTCGACCCGAAACGGCTCGAACAGCGGGGCCGCCAACTGGCCGTGAATCTCCGGCTTGTCCTCATCGGTGAGGTCAACGACTCGGAGGCCCTTGCCGGTGGTGAACGGCGTGGTGCCGAAGCCGGCGTCGACATCATCGACCTCAAAGACGCCATAGGGCAGCACTCCGTCGCCCAGGTCGTTGCGTCCGGTGTCGTTCCATGCGCTTAGGTCCTCTGTATAGAGAACGACAGTACCAGCTTGAATCGAGGCGGCCATTCCGGCGCCGACGCACCAAGCGATTGCGAGGAGATACCAGCGATTGCCACTCATTGAATCTAAACCCCTGTTGATGAGACCGAGTGTGCCGAGGCGCCCTGTGCGGCGACGACAAGAAAAGCACGACTTCATTTCGCTCGCCCACACGGGGGCGGGCGGTTGCAAGTCTGTTAGTCGCGGACCTACGACTCTGAAAAGCGAACTCAGGAGGAGGCAGCTCAAGCGGATGCCCAAGCTCTCCTTCGAGTTTAGGCATCGCCTGAAAACACTGCTATCCGAAAACTCGGATTGCGATTCCAATTTTTGGAGCGCAGCAAGGCGTGCTGGATTCGCTACGTCTCGGGCGCCGTTGAGCGGACACCTGCGAGTCAACGCTACGCGTCGCGAAACCTCTTCCGGTACTCGGTGGCGGTAACCCCTTGGTGCTTACGGAACACCTCGCAAAAGTACTTAGGCTCGGCGAACCCGGTGCGCACTGCAATGGCGGACACATTGAGTTCCGTCTCGGCGAGTAGCAGCTTAGCTCGATCTAGGCGGACACGGGTGATCTCTGCCTTGATCGTTCTGCCAAGGATGCTCTTGAAGCGGCGTTCTAGGGTTGTGGGGCGGCTGCGGGCCTGCGCTACAACGTCCGCAGCACGCACGCCACTGGTGGCGTTTTCACGGATGTAGCGGATTGCTAACTCGACGTCGGCATCGTCGATAGCAAGCATCTCTGTGGATCTGCGTGCAGCAATTCCGCGGGGCGGACCTAGCAGGGTGGTCATCTGTGCGGGACGCTTGCCACGCATCATTTTTCCCAACATCTCCGCGGCGGCAAACCCGATCCTGCTGGGGTTGACGTCGATGCTTGTCATTGGCGGCGTGCTGAGGTTGCACAGGTGGGAGTCGTTGTCGACGCTTATCAACGCCACCGTGTCGGGAACCGAGATAGATGCCCGACGGCACGCGTCGAGTACTTGCTGCCCACGGTCGTCATGGCAAGTCATGATCCCAACCGGCTTGGGAAGGTCCTCAAGCCAAGCAGCAATCTGCTGCTGCTGATCTTCCCACGAGGGCGCTCGTTGACGCTGCTGCTCCCCGAGGAGCACGTGGCATTGGGCGCCGTCTTCTTCTACGAGTTCGACGAAGTACTGGCACCGGAGGTCCTGGTTCGGGTTCTCGCCCTTGGGGGTGCCGCAGAAAGCAAAGTTCTTCAACCCCAGGTCCCGCAAGTGCTGGTAGCCAAGCTTAGCAATCGGGCGATTGTCGACCCCGATGAACGGCAGCTCCAGTCCCACTAGCGCCCCCCTTAGGTCGATGGCGGGGATCCCGGTCGCGAGAATCTCATCCGCCATCTCCCGGCTGTTGACCCGGGCAAGGATACCGTCGCCCTTCCAGTCGACCAACCAATCAGGTGGTGGATCATCGAGCCCGTGTGGCTCGAAGTAGATCGACCAGGGGCCGCGCTCTCGCAGGTACGTCGCCACGCCACGCAGCAGCCCGCGCGCGTACTCCCTTGAGGTCTCGATGAGGAGGGCGACATGGGGGGTCTTCTGCATAGTGTTGCTCGGCCACGCGAATCGCTGGCGGGTTTCGCTGGAAGCGTGCTCCCGATGGTGTTCGCAGGAAGCCGTAGGAATTACGAGTGAATCTGTGCGTACCTGTAGAGTAGGGACTCATCGGAAAGCGATCGTCACGCACTCGCAGGTGGATGCTACCGGGGTCCGGAGCGAAAGGGAACCGAAAAACCGGAGTCGGATTCCGTAAAATCGGATTGGTCGCAGGCTCTCATGGTTTACTGTTAATTGAACGTAGTGAGGTCCGCTTGCTGCACCAGGCTAAGTCCTCCGGGGCGCCGGTGACGCCTGACGGAAGTGCTAGAGGTCGTTCGCCGCCTTGCGCGCGGTCGCTGTGATATCGCGGCGTCGTCTACGATGGCTAGTTGAAAACGTCTTATCCTTTTCTTAGCGAGGTTCTCCCGGATGAGCGAGAACGAAAGTAGTTCTAAGAGTTTCTCTGGCGGCGTCCGCCGCCGCGCATTCCTCGGCGCCACGCTGGCGTCGGCGGCTTCTGCCGGCGTCCCTTCTTTCGCGAGCGAACACGCCCAAGAGACGGACAGACCGGAGATTTGTGTCTTCACTAAGTTCCTCCAGCCGCTCAGCTATGGGGAGATGGCGGAAGCAGTCGCAGCTGTTGGCTTCGACGGGGTTGAAGCCACTGTCCGCAAGAATGGGCACGTATTGCCTGAGCGAGTTGAGGAGGACCTTCCCAAGCACCAAGAGGCGATCCATCGAAACGGTCTGAAGACCACCATGATCACCACCGACGTGCTAGGCCTGGACCAGCCCAACACAGAGAAGGTGCTCCGCACGGCTGCGTCCTTGGGGATCAAACAGTACCGGATGGGGTTCTACCGGTACGACAGCGGCCGCGGCGTCCGAGAACAGCTCGCCGAGATCCGACCACGGCTACTTGAGTTGGCTGCCTTGAACCGAGAACTGGGCATTTCGGCAGTGTACCAGAACCACTGCGGCGCCGATTTTGTAGGGGCCCCGCTGTGGGACATCCACAGCCTCATAAACGACATACCGGCGAGCGAGATCGGGTCGGCCTTCGATATCCGCCACGCGACCGTGGAGGGCGGGCTCGCTTGGCCACTGCACTACGACCTCATGAAGCCGCACATCGGCGCCGTGTACGTCAAGGACTTTCGATGGGCCGGACCCAAGCCTGAACACGTCCCGCTGGGGACGGGCCGGGTCGACAAACGGTTCTTGAAGATGCACCGTGAGGCAGGGGGCGATTGCCCCATATCTCTTCACGTCGAGTACCTGAAAGGCGCCGATGCGCAGGAGAACCTTGCCGCTATCAAACGCGACTACGGCGTACTGAAGGAGTGGCTCCGGGCCTAGCGTATCCGCTGGAGGGTTCACCACGCAGGGAATACGCTGCAGCACGTTGGTTTATCAGGTGGAGTAGGATAGGAATGGAGCTACAAGGCAAGCGGGCGTTAATCACCGGAGGAACACGGGGCATAGGGGAGGCGATTGCGACCGACTTCGTAAGTCACGGGGCAAGCGTAGTGGTCAACAGCCGGACCGACGACCCCGCGGCCAGAGCCGCGGTGGCTCGACTTCGGTCGCTCGGCCCGGCGGAGCACATCGCTGCAGACATCGCCGACGCGGAAGATATCGGCTCGCTGGTCGAGAAAGCCGTGGCTTTCATGGGAGGCCTCGACATCCTCGTGCACAATGCAGGCGGACCCGCCCCTGGCACGGTCGAGAGTATACCCCCCGAAGACTGGATGCTGGCTTTCGATGTGCACGTTCACGCCGCGTACCACCTGTGCCGCTTCGGCCTTCCCTACCTCCGGCAGAACACTGAGGGCGTGATCCTGTTGATGTCGTCCGCAGCCGCAATCCGCGGCTGCCCCGGCGCCCTGGCTTACGGAACGGTGAAGGGGGCGATTACCCAATTCACCCGGATGTTGGCGCGCGACGTCGCTGACGACAACATCCGAGTGAACGCGGTAGCGCCGGGCATCATCCGGACACGTTTCCACGACGCCATGACGCCCGACGCGCAGAGCCACAATCTAGCCAACCGCATCCCGCTGCACCGCGAAGGCACGGTAGACGATGTCGCCGAAGTAGCGCACCTGCTCACGACAAACGAGTTCATAACCGGCGAGACCTACGTCATCGACGGCGGCATGAGCATGCAGATGGTGCGATGAATCCGCGTCGACCACGCAACGATGGGACGGGTCCGAATCCAAGGGGGCTTGCATGGGCGTGAATCCGCGGTGTCCGCGGCGGATCAGAGGAGTGCTAGTGGCCGCAGTGGCCCATGCCGCGTTGGCGCCCACCTTAGCGGCAACACCGCCTGGGAAGGTGCTGGACCTCTCCTCTTGGAAGCTTACGCTCCCGTACGACACGAAACACCAATCGGGCAACCCTGACGAGGTGACCCAGCCAGAGCTGGCCACGTTTAGTGACCCGGAGAACTTTCGCACGTCCGACTCAGGGGACTATGTGTTGTTCCGTGCTGCCTGCGACGGGAAGGGAACCGAAAACTCGAAGTACCCACGATCGGAGCTGCGGGAGATGAGCCCCACGGGGCGAACTGAAGCAGAATGGGCCACCGACGACGGTGGGGCACACGCTATCGAGGTCGAGATCGCGGTCACCCAGACGCCCCGCACCAAAGAGCATGTTGTCTGTTTGCAGATCCACGATCACGAGGACGATCTGCTCATGGTGCGATTGGAGGACGATTTGCTTTTCATCGAACGTGACGGCGAACCCGATGTCATCCTCGACTCAGAATACCGTCTTGGCAAGCGTTTCAAGATCCGCATGATTGCGAAGGCAGGACGCGTCAAGACCTGGCACAACGGCGTTCTAGCAATGGATTGGCCTGTCAAGGCGAGGCGGTGCTACTTCAAGGTCGGGTGCTACACCCAGTCCAATCGTTCGCGAGAAAAGAGGCCAGGGTCGTACGGCGAGGTTGCAGTCTATCGTCTGGGGCTATCGCATTCCGGCTCCACAGAATGATCCAACGCTTGATCGCGGAGCGGGACTGTCCGGCGCCGGCTGTCGCGGGTATTGCTGAACGGTTACTTGCCGATCTCTACCGCTAGCTCTTGGAACGCCGTGTTCTCTTCAGAGTTGGTGACTGGGTAGACCCGCCACACGACCCATCGAAACGCGCCGAGGGAGCTCCCCGCTCCCGCGGCGACGCCTGACATCTCGAACTCCGACCGTGGCAGCCGTGTTGTGTCCACCGAAGCAATAGGAGTGAACCGCTCACGATCGGCCACATTCCAGCCAGGGTCTCGGCTCAATGTGCTGCCGTAGAGCGTCAGCCGCTGCGCTCCGCGTCTGCCGTGCTTATTGTGGGACCAAGCCCGGATTGCTTTGACGTCCTGCACCTTGCCTAGGTTGATCTTGTAGGCGCCCCCGTTCTCACCGTTGGGGAAGACCGGCCCGTAGCTGTCGGCCACGTTTCCGTCAGTCAGGCTGCGGAGCGGGCTGTTGGAAGTCGCCTTTGCGGCCGTCACCGATAGCGACGACGTGGTGGGCACGGCCAGCTCGTCGACGTTGTCGGACGTTTCAAAGTCTATCTTGACCGAAGGCGATACGGCGACCTCTACTGGCTGCTGGTCCCGAACAATCTGGACCAGCAACGGAGATGGACCTGACTCTGCGACCGCCCCGAGGAACTGCGCAATGCCTGGAGTCGCCGCCCCATTGACTGCTTGGATGAGGTCGTTCGTCTTGAGGCCGACCGCGGCGGCGAGAGAGGACTCTGGCGCCTCGACCAAGGCGACGCCGCCGTCTGCTTTGCGGGTTCCAAAGGCCGAGTACTCCTCCCCCTTGAGGCCGTGAAGCTTGGCGCCCAGCCAGAAGAATTCGGCATCAGCAGCTTTCGGGCGTCGGCGGCCTCGACTCTCATGCCCGTCGCCCGGTTTGAGCGGCGGGATCTCAGGCGTTCTCGCGATCGATCGGAGGGATGATTTCTTCACCCCGAACTGGTCCATCGGGAAGTTGCGGAAACCGACCTCGCGGGCGGGCGACCCCTCGGCCACCCGGAAGTCGCCGGAGGACGGATCGATGAATCGGGGGTTAGCTACGATTGAGTCGACGTCCCATCCGAACCGGGCGTAGCGGTCGACAGTGCGAGCGTCCGTCACGAAGAACAGGTTTGCGTCGATGCGTTTTCCTTGGGCGTTTTCCGCGGGGGTTTGGGCCCCCCGGTGCCCCGCCATGAAGATGTTCGAGAAGACCTCGTCTTGGCTTTGATCGAACCACACGTGGGGGTGAAACCCATTGTTGACCGTGATATTGTTCCACGCGCGACGGCGGAAGCCTTCGCGTAGCTTGAGCCCGCCGTTGAGCATCAAGTTGTTGTAGATGTCGTAGTTGCTCGAACCGTCGTCAAGGTCGATGTCCCAGCCGTGATCGCACCGCCACCTGCTGTTCCTGATAACAGTAGTCTCGGCTGCGTCCAGGAACGGCAGGTTTGGGTCGGCGTCCACGGCCTCTTGGGTCACACTGCGGTCGCTGCGCCAGTACCGATCACGACCCCACGAGTTGAACGATCCGTGGTCGTGGGTCTCGAGCACCGTGTCAAAGACATCGCACCGCTCAATCAAGTGACCACCCCAGCAGCCGTCGCCGATGTTGATTCCAGCTCGAGCGCAGTCGTAGATTGATGTGTCCCGCACGGCGATTGCTCGTGACATCGAGATCTGCACGCCTGCCGGCTGGCGTTCAACACGGCCGATGCCGTGTATGAGGCAATCCTCCACTACCCCATCCGCCGGGTAGTTCTCTGACTGCGGGCCTGGGGTGCGGTCGATTCTCTGGAGGTCGTTCTTCTGCCGGTACTCAAACAGCGGGTTCCGAACCGCGTCGGCGTCCCCCACAAAACAGACGCCGCTCGCGCCGACATCGTGGATGTGGCAGCCCTGCACCCGGACTCGGCGGTTGTAGTTGTTGAAGAAGATGGCGTTGCCGCCTAGCTGGTCGAACTCCATGTCACGGATGATTATGTCTTCGCCACCGGTGACCAGGAGGGCGCCGCCCCGGTGGATCGCCCAGTCCGAGCGGAGGAGGGGCTCGTCTGTCTGCATGAAGGTGCGCGCAGCGTGGCGCACCACAAAGCCCTCCAGAGTGATGTTGTGGACCGGTTCCTCAAGCGAGCCCCGGATGTCGATGACACGCGGGAGACGCACCACCTCAACCACCGATTCCTCCGGTGACTCTCCATCGATCGGCATGTAGTAGAGGATGCGGTTTGTTGCGTCGTGGAACCATTCGCCCGGGGCGTCTAGCTCCTCGAAGATGTTCTCTACCATCCGGTGCTCTTCGTGCATCCCCATGCGACGATTGTTCTGCCAGCCCCCTTCGTACGTCACTTCTCCGCTGGGCTTCTTGCCGGTGATCCGGTAGTGGTAGCCGCCCCAGCGGGAGCGGTGCATGGCGTGGATGTAGCCGCCCGTTGGATCGGCCCAGCCGGCCGCACGCTGCTTCGCGAAGGCGTCCTTGGCGAACCCCTGATAGGCCGAGGTCGTCTTGGTCGCGTCGTGGTTAGGGTAGCGCGCCATGTGGCGCCGAACGCCATTCACGAAGAGCTGGTCAATCGCGATCCCTTCAGGCGTTGAGGCCTGAAGGATTCCATCCTGGTAGGTGGTCCACCGCAGTTCGAGCCGAGCACCGCCGCTCAGGACCGCGCCGCCCTCGTTCTCTGATCGGTACACGACCGGAGTATCCGGGGCGCCGGAGTCCGCCGGCGTAAAGGTCAGCGGCTCAGCAAGGTAGTAGACGCCGTCCGCAACGATGACGGTTACAGGCTCTTTGCCGGCCTGCATCCGAGCCCGGTCGCGGGCGGCGGAGAGCGTTCTGAGCGGGGCTGACCGCGTCCCCTTATTGGCGTCCGCGCCCTGGGGCGCGACGAAGATCTCGGCGGCCCCGAAGGCCTGAGTCGCGAGCAAGCCCGCCGCGAGGATAAGAGCAGCAGTCGGTTGGGCGCCGTTCAAGAAAAGCCTCGAAAGGAGTTGGGGCAAGTCGCAATACCGACTCAGCGAATCGCAGCAGGACAACAGGGCCGGCTGTTATTGCTGAGCCACGGGGCGCAGCTCGACTTGTCGGAGGTTTACCGGGGTCCAGCCGCCGGGAAGGGGCTTTATCTGCAGCTGGTGATTGCCGGCTGAATCGATCGAGATTGTCCCGAGGCGCCGATTTGCGTACTTGTGGTAGCTGCCCGTTTCTGCCGCTGTTGTCGCGACCATCTTGCCGGGAACGCCGATCTCAAACTGGCTGTCGCCCTCTCCCGTCGCTAGCTCCGCACAGACATCGTACTTCC
This genomic interval from Posidoniimonas corsicana contains the following:
- a CDS encoding polysaccharide lyase family 7 protein; translation: MAAVAHAALAPTLAATPPGKVLDLSSWKLTLPYDTKHQSGNPDEVTQPELATFSDPENFRTSDSGDYVLFRAACDGKGTENSKYPRSELREMSPTGRTEAEWATDDGGAHAIEVEIAVTQTPRTKEHVVCLQIHDHEDDLLMVRLEDDLLFIERDGEPDVILDSEYRLGKRFKIRMIAKAGRVKTWHNGVLAMDWPVKARRCYFKVGCYTQSNRSREKRPGSYGEVAVYRLGLSHSGSTE
- a CDS encoding XylR family transcriptional regulator, coding for MQKTPHVALLIETSREYARGLLRGVATYLRERGPWSIYFEPHGLDDPPPDWLVDWKGDGILARVNSREMADEILATGIPAIDLRGALVGLELPFIGVDNRPIAKLGYQHLRDLGLKNFAFCGTPKGENPNQDLRCQYFVELVEEDGAQCHVLLGEQQRQRAPSWEDQQQQIAAWLEDLPKPVGIMTCHDDRGQQVLDACRRASISVPDTVALISVDNDSHLCNLSTPPMTSIDVNPSRIGFAAAEMLGKMMRGKRPAQMTTLLGPPRGIAARRSTEMLAIDDADVELAIRYIRENATSGVRAADVVAQARSRPTTLERRFKSILGRTIKAEITRVRLDRAKLLLAETELNVSAIAVRTGFAEPKYFCEVFRKHQGVTATEYRKRFRDA
- a CDS encoding sugar phosphate isomerase/epimerase family protein gives rise to the protein MSENESSSKSFSGGVRRRAFLGATLASAASAGVPSFASEHAQETDRPEICVFTKFLQPLSYGEMAEAVAAVGFDGVEATVRKNGHVLPERVEEDLPKHQEAIHRNGLKTTMITTDVLGLDQPNTEKVLRTAASLGIKQYRMGFYRYDSGRGVREQLAEIRPRLLELAALNRELGISAVYQNHCGADFVGAPLWDIHSLINDIPASEIGSAFDIRHATVEGGLAWPLHYDLMKPHIGAVYVKDFRWAGPKPEHVPLGTGRVDKRFLKMHREAGGDCPISLHVEYLKGADAQENLAAIKRDYGVLKEWLRA
- a CDS encoding right-handed parallel beta-helix repeat-containing protein, whose product is MLATQAFGAAEIFVAPQGADANKGTRSAPLRTLSAARDRARMQAGKEPVTVIVADGVYYLAEPLTFTPADSGAPDTPVVYRSENEGGAVLSGGARLELRWTTYQDGILQASTPEGIAIDQLFVNGVRRHMARYPNHDATKTTSAYQGFAKDAFAKQRAAGWADPTGGYIHAMHRSRWGGYHYRITGKKPSGEVTYEGGWQNNRRMGMHEEHRMVENIFEELDAPGEWFHDATNRILYYMPIDGESPEESVVEVVRLPRVIDIRGSLEEPVHNITLEGFVVRHAARTFMQTDEPLLRSDWAIHRGGALLVTGGEDIIIRDMEFDQLGGNAIFFNNYNRRVRVQGCHIHDVGASGVCFVGDADAVRNPLFEYRQKNDLQRIDRTPGPQSENYPADGVVEDCLIHGIGRVERQPAGVQISMSRAIAVRDTSIYDCARAGINIGDGCWGGHLIERCDVFDTVLETHDHGSFNSWGRDRYWRSDRSVTQEAVDADPNLPFLDAAETTVIRNSRWRCDHGWDIDLDDGSSNYDIYNNLMLNGGLKLREGFRRRAWNNITVNNGFHPHVWFDQSQDEVFSNIFMAGHRGAQTPAENAQGKRIDANLFFVTDARTVDRYARFGWDVDSIVANPRFIDPSSGDFRVAEGSPAREVGFRNFPMDQFGVKKSSLRSIARTPEIPPLKPGDGHESRGRRRPKAADAEFFWLGAKLHGLKGEEYSAFGTRKADGGVALVEAPESSLAAAVGLKTNDLIQAVNGAATPGIAQFLGAVAESGPSPLLVQIVRDQQPVEVAVSPSVKIDFETSDNVDELAVPTTSSLSVTAAKATSNSPLRSLTDGNVADSYGPVFPNGENGGAYKINLGKVQDVKAIRAWSHNKHGRRGAQRLTLYGSTLSRDPGWNVADRERFTPIASVDTTRLPRSEFEMSGVAAGAGSSLGAFRWVVWRVYPVTNSEENTAFQELAVEIGK
- a CDS encoding PEP-CTERM sorting domain-containing protein yields the protein MAASIQAGTVVLYTEDLSAWNDTGRNDLGDGVLPYGVFEVDDVDAGFGTTPFTTGKGLRVVDLTDEDKPEIHGQLAAPLFEPFRVDFQSYNDSTVASSSAIRFRMGNNDVNVTSENNAAFSVSWQADGDVNAKYSGAEDGVGDVDTTSTDPMLNVIVDVTMVANAALSGVYTYDIFGETRTLDPLHYDLYIDGVLLNSSSPGDTKHDDFKNGLQFHYDKSGTTYDTALGLQQFALFGSGTSNTDPDVYYDNIILTTGVDIGNRVPEPASAAGLLIATLLSGATRRRRTS
- a CDS encoding SDR family NAD(P)-dependent oxidoreductase; translated protein: MELQGKRALITGGTRGIGEAIATDFVSHGASVVVNSRTDDPAARAAVARLRSLGPAEHIAADIADAEDIGSLVEKAVAFMGGLDILVHNAGGPAPGTVESIPPEDWMLAFDVHVHAAYHLCRFGLPYLRQNTEGVILLMSSAAAIRGCPGALAYGTVKGAITQFTRMLARDVADDNIRVNAVAPGIIRTRFHDAMTPDAQSHNLANRIPLHREGTVDDVAEVAHLLTTNEFITGETYVIDGGMSMQMVR